A window of Trueperaceae bacterium genomic DNA:
CCGAACGGATCCGCGAAGCGGTCCGGCGGGCCCGGGCCGGCGGGTTCGAACAGCTGTCCGACGTGCTCGCGGTCGACTGGTCGGAGTACCCCCGGCACGCCGGCCCGCGCTTCACGGTGATCTACCACCTGTTCGCCCCGACGACGATCGAGCGGCTGTTCCTGCGCGTCGCGGTGGAGGACGGCGAGGCGGTCCCCAGCATCACCCCGCAGTGGCGCGGCGCGGACGTCTTCGAGCGCGAGGTGTACGACCTGTTCGGCATCCCCTTCGACGGCCATCCCGACCTCCGCAAGCTGGTGACGCCCGAGGACCTCGACGGCCACCCGCTGCGCAAGGACTTCGACCTGGGCGAAAGCCCGACGTTGTTCAACGACGGGCGCTACCTCGACCCCGCCAGCTTCCGCGCCGGGATGCTCGGCCGCGACGCCGGCCGAACCGGCTGGGTCGGTGGGGCCCGCAAGGGCGTCGTCAGCGAACGGGGGCGCGACGCCGCCCCCGCCGACGCCCCGACCGACGCCGACGGGGGGACGCCATGAGTCCGCAGGCCCCCACCCGCGCCGAGGTGCTGCGCGAGGAGCGGCACGGCGACTTCGACACGAAGCTCATGCGCATCAACGTCGGGCCGGTCCACCCCGCCACGCACGGCGTGCTGCGCCTCGTCGTCGACCTCGACGGCGAGACCGTCATGGGGGCGACCCCGCGCATCGGGTACCTCCACACCGGCTTCGAGAAGACGATGGAGCACCGTACCTGGCAGCAGGTCGTGACCTACACGAACCGCATGGATTACGCCCACGCCCTCGGGCACGACCTCGCCTACGTCCTCGCCGCGGAGAAGCTCCTGGACGCCCGCGTCCCCGAACGCGCGCAACGCATCCGCGTGCTGCTCACGGAACTCAACCGCATCGCCAGCCACCTGCTGGGGCTCGGGACCGGCCTGCTCGACATGGGGGCGCTCACGCCGTTCTTCTACACGATGCGCGAACGCGAACGCATCCTCGACCTGCTCGAGATGGTCAGCGGCGTACGCATGAACTACGGCTACTTCCGCGTCGGGGGGCTGTCGCGCGACCTGCCCGACGGCTTCGAAGCGAAGGTGCAGGCGTTCATCGACGACTTCCCCGCCGCGCTCGAGCAGTACTTCGCGATGTTCCTCGAGAACGAGATTTGGCTCAACCGCACGCGCGGGGTCGGCGTCGTCTCCCGCGAAACCGCCCTCGAGGTCGGCCTCACCGGGCCGTCGGCGCGGGCGTCGGGCCTCGACGTCGACCTGCGCCGCGACGCGCCGTACTCCGGCTACGAGGACTACGCCTTCGAGGTCCCCGTCGCGGAGGAGGGGGACGCCTACCAGCGCTTCGTCGTCCGCGGCGAGGAGATGCAGCAGAGCCTGCGCATCGTCCAGCAGGCGCTCACGCGGCTCGAGCCCGGCCCGATCCGCGATCCCGACCGACGCATCAGCCTGCCCGAACGCCACGAACTCGAGACGAGCATGGAGGCGGTCATCTTCCACTTCAAGCTCGTGACCGAGGGGTTCCACCCGCCCATGGGCGAGGTGTACGTCGGGACCGAATCGGCGCGCGGCGAGCTGGGGTACTACCTCGTCAGCGACGGCGGCAGCATGCCGTACCGCGTGAAGGTCCGCACCCCCAGCCTCCCGAACATCCAAGCGATCGAGCCCGCCTCGATCGGCGGGACGTTCGCCGACATGGTCGTCAACATCGCCACGATGGACCCGGTGATGGGGGACGTGGACAAGTGAGGCCCGCATGATCGAACTCTCGACCGTCCGCCCGTTCTTCGAGGACAAACCCGACGTCCTTCAGGAGATCCTCGGGCGCTACCCCGACTACGGCCGCCGCAGCGCCCTCATGCCGCTGTTGTGGGAGGTGCAGCGCGCGGAACGCTACGTCAGCGAAGCGCGCATCGCGGAGATCGCCGACATCCTCGACCTCACCGCGACCGAGGTGCGCGGCGTCATGAGCTTCTACAGCACCTACCACGGGGACCCGGTCGGCCGGTACCACCTGCAGGTGTGCGCGACGCTGTCGTGCAAGCTCGCCGGCGCCGACGAACTGGCCGACCACCTCGAGGACACCCTCGGGCTGGTGCCGGGCGAGACCGACGCGGAAGGGCGCTTCAGCCTGCAGAAGGTCGAGTGCCTCGGCTCCTGCACCACCGCGCCGGTCCTGCAGATCAACGACGCGTACTACGAGCGGGTCGGCCGCGCCGACGTCGACGCGCTGATCAACGCGATGAAGCATGACGCGCTCCCCGAGCCCGCGCGGGTCCGCGCGGGCGACAACGAGGGGTACGGCGCCGGCGGTCCGCCCGCCGCCCCCACCGGCCCGACCGCCCCCACCGACCCCACCGGCCCCACCGACCCCACCCGCCCCGCCGACGCGGGGGAGGAGGACGCATGAGCGGCTCCGTCACGCCCACCCAGGACCGCGTCACCAGCCGCCGCGACCCGCGGTTCGAGGTGACGCTCTACGCCTACGTCGGGGTGGAGGGCGCCCACGCGCTCGACGCCTACCTCGAGCGCGGCGGCTACGACGCCGCCCGCACCGCGCTGGCGATGGAGCCCGGCGAGGTCGTCGACCGCGTCAAGGCCTCCGGCCTCCGCGGGCGCGGCGGGGCGGGCTTCCCCGCCGGCGTCAAGTGGTCGTTCATGCCGCCCCCCGACGGGCGCGACCGCTACGTCGTCTGCAACGCCGACGAGTCCGAACCGGGCTCCTGCAAGGACCGCTACCTCATGGAGGACGACCCGCACCAGCTCATCGAGGGGATGATGATCGCCGGGTGGGCCATCCAGGCCTCCACCGGCGTGATCTACGTTCGCGGGGAGTACCACCACGCCTACGAACGCCTCCGCGGCGCGATGGAGGAGGCCCGCGAGCGCGGGATCCTCGGGCGGGGGGTGCTGGGCACCGACTTCGATTTCGACCTGATCCTCCACCGCGGCGCCGGCGCCTACATCTGCGGCGAGGAGACGGCGCTCATGAACTCCTTCGAGGGGCTTCGCGCCAACCCCCGCCTCAAGCCGCCGTTCCCGGCGCAGGCCGGCGTCTACGGTCGCCCCACCACCATCAACAACGTCACCACCCTCGCCAGCGTCGTGCACGTCGTCGCCAAGGGCGCCGACTGGTTCGCCTCCATGGGCACCGACGACTCCAAGGGCATCCACCACGCCCAGGTGTCCGGCGCCGTGGCGCGCCCCGGCGTGTTCGAGGTGCCGCTCGGCATCACCTACCGCGAGATCATCCACGACCTCGCCGGCGGGCCGGTCGGGCCGGCGAAGGCGTTCATCCCCGGCGGCACCAGCTGTCCGCTGCTGCCGTTCGACGACGCCCACCTCGACCTCCCCATGGAGTACGCCGCGATGGCGGACGCCGGCACGATGATGGGGACCGGCGGCGTCATCGTCATCCCCCAGGACCAGTGCATCGTCGACGCGATGTACAACGTCGTCCGCTTCTACGCGCACGAGTCGTGCGGCAAGTGCACCCCCTGCCGCGAGGGCGTCGCGACGTGGCTGCCGAAGATGTACCAGAAGCTCCTCGCGGGGCTCGGCACGCCCGAGGACGTCGACCTCATCGAGGACATGGTGAAGAACCTGCGCGGGACCGCCTTCTGCCCCCTCGCCGACGCCGCGGCCTGGCCGGTGCAGAAGAGCCTCGAGCTGTTCCGCGAGGAGTACGAACACCTCGCGCACCACGGCACCCCGCTGTACCCGAAGAAGGACCGGTGGTCGGCGTGAAGATCCACGTCAACGACGTCGAACTCGACGTCGCGCCCGGCACCAGCGTCATCGACGCGGTGTTCGCCGCCGGGTACGACGTCCCCTACTTCTGCAGCCAGGAGTACATGTCGCCCATCGGCGCCTGCCGCATGTGCCTCGCGCAGGTCGGCGCGCCCCGCAAGGACCGCGCGACCGGCGAATGGATCCTCGACGAAGCGACCGGCGAAGCGAAGGTCTTCTGGTTCCCGAACCCCATGGCGACCTGCACCACGCAGGTGATGGAGGGCATGGTCGTCGACACCCTCTCGAAGGAGGTCAAGCGCGCGCAGAACGGGATGGTCGAGTTCACCCTCGTCAACCACCCGCTCGACTGCCCGACGTGCGACAAGGGCGGCGCCTGCGAACTGCAGGACCGCGCCTACGAGTACGGGACCGGCGAGAGCCGCTTCGTGTTCGACAAGCGCCACCAGGAGAAGCACCACGCGCTCAGCGAAGCGATCACCCTCGACCGCGAACGCTGCATCCACTGCAAACGCTGCGTGCGGTACTTCGAGGAGGTCCCCGGCGACGAGGTCCTCGACTTCATCGAGCGCGGCGGGCACACCTACATCGGGACGCTCGAGGACGGCCTCCCCAGCCCCTTCTCCGGCAACATCACCGACATCTGCCCCGTCGGGGCGCTGCTCGACGCCACCAGCCGCTTCCGGGGGCGCAACTGGGAGTACCACCACACCGACACCACCAGCCTCGACGATCCGTCCGGCGCGGCGCTCCGCATCGACGCGCGCACCGGCCGCATCGAACGCATCAAGGCCGGCCTGAACGACGACGTCAACAAGACCTGGATCGACGACGGCACCCGCTTCGGGCACGAGTACGCCGACCACCCCGACCGCATCACCCTCCCGATGGTGCGGCGCGACGGGCGCCTCGAACCGGTCGGCTGGAGCGAAGCGATGCGCGTGATGCAGGAGAAACTCGCCGGCGTCGACCCCAAGGCGATCGGCGTCGCCCTCCGCGCCGACGCCACCCTCGAGGAGGGCGTCGCCGCCCAGGCGCTGGCGGAGCACCTCGGCACCGGCCGCCTCGATCACGCCCCCCGCCCCGCCGCCTCGGTCCTGCCCGGCGGCGCCCCCGCCACGCTGCGCGACGTCGCGACCTCCGACGGCCTGCTGGTGCTCGGCGACCCGACGCACGAAGCGGCGATCGTCGACCTGCGCATCAAGGACGCCCTCAAGGGCGTGCCCCCCGCCGACCTGCTCCCGCACGGCGTCCCCATCGCCGACCTGCGCCTCACCGAACGCATGCCGCGCAGGACGGAGATCCTCACCGTCGTCGCGCCCTACCGCACCGACCTCATGAAGCACGCCGGCCGCGCCGTCACGATCCCCGCAGGCGGCGAAGCGGCGTGGCTGGACGCCCTCACCGCGCTGGCGCACGCCCGCGCCGAAGCGCGGACCGCCGGCGACGCCGGCAAAGCCGCGGACGCCGCCGCCGACGCGTGGGACGACGCGGTCGGCATGAGCGCCGCGGACGCCGCCGCCCTCCTCGACGCGCTCGCCGCCGCCGACGCCCCCGTCCTGATCTGGGGCGGCTTCGTGAGCGCCGACCCCGCCGCCGACGCCGCCGCCCGCGCCCTCGCCCAGGCGGTCGGCGCGAAGACCCTGATCCTCGGCCCGATGGCGAACGCCGCCGGCCTCGAGCGGATCGGCGTCGGACCCAGCCACGACCGCTACGCCTACGCGCCCGCCTCCCCCGACGTGCGCGCCTGGATCCTCAGCGAGCTCGATCCCGCCCTCGACCCCGCCGTCGCGAACCGCTTCGCGGAGCTCGACGCGTTGATCGTGCACGCGTCGTTCCCGAACGCCACGACGGCGCTCGCCGACGTGGTGCTGCCCGCCGTCACCGGCTACGAGAAGGAGGGCACCACCCTCAACGCCGAGGGGCGCCTCCTACCGGTCCGCGCCGCCCCGGTCGAGGCGGGCGCCGCGACCGACCTCACCGGCGTCGTCAAGGCGTACGGCGAAGCGGTCGGCGTGCGGCTCGAGGGACGCAGCGTCCGCAGCGCCCGCCGCGTCCTCGAGAAACGGCTGGACGTCGACCTCGCCGACCTGCCCTCCAGCGGTCGGCTCCTGCCGGGCGCCCCGGCCCCGACCCGCCGCGCCCGTCCGCTCGTCCGCACGCCGGAGGCGTCCGGGTCGGCGCTGGTCGTACCCAGCCTGGTGCGCATCGAGCACCTCGAGCGCAACCCGACCCTGCTGCGCGAGCACGGCGGTCCGGCGCTCCGCCTGCACCCCGCCGACGCGCACGCGCACGGCCTCACCCGCGGCGAGGTCGTCACCGTCCCCGTCGGCGGGATCCCCCGCCGCCTCGTCGTCGCCCCCGACGACGGCGTGCCGGAGGGCACCTGGCTGGTGCCGACGCTGCCCGACCAGCCGGTCGGCCTGCACGCCCTCGACCTGGGGGCGCTGCAGCGCGAGCGGGGCGAAACGGCGGAGGTGGCCTAGGTGGATCCCCTGGGGGTGATCTTCGGCAAGGCGCTCGTCATGAGCGTCCTGCTGCTCGGCGGGTTCGCCTACCTGACGTGGCTGCAACGCCGCCTCCTGGCGCGCTTCCAGCACCGCATCGGGCCCAACCGCACCGGGTGGGAGGGCCTCCTACAACCGATCGCCGACGCGATCAAGATGATCTTCAAGCAGGACGTCACCCCCACGCACGCCGACAAGGTCGTCTTCATCCTCGCGCCCGGCATCAGCGTCGTGTTCGCCCTCGTCGCCTTCGGCGCGATCCCCGCCGGCCCCGCCAACTCGCTGTTCGGGCTCGACCCCTGGATCGTCGACCTCGACATCGGCCTGCTGTACGTCCTCGCGACCACCTCGATCGGCGTCTACGGCATCTTCCTCGGCGGGTGGGCCGCGAACAGCAAGTACTCCCTTCTCGGCTCCCTGCGCAGCTCCGCGCAGATCATCAGCTACGAGTTGGGGCTCGGCCTGTCGGTGCTCAGCGTCATCATGATCGCCGGCACCCTCAACCTCCGCGAGATCGTCGAGATCAACGTCTGGTCGGTCAGTCCCCTGCTCTGGCCGGGGTTGATCGTGGCGTTGTTCGCCTTCTGGATCAGCGCCACCGCCGAGGTCTCCAACGTCCCCTTCGACCTGCCCGAAGCGGAGCAGGAGCTCGTCGCGGGCTACATCACCGAGTACTCCAGCCTCAAGTTCGCGCTGTTCTTCATGGCGGAGTACGTCGGCATGATCACCGCGTCGGCGTTCATCAGCACCCTGTTCCTCGGCGGGTGGAAGGGCCCCGGCTTCGTCGACGCCCTCATCCCCGGCATGAGCGAGTGGCCGTTCGTCTGGCTGTTCGCCAAGATCTTCGTGCTGCTCACGATCTTCATTTGGCTGCAGGCGTCCCTGATGCGCTTTCGCTACGACCAACTCATGCGCTTCGGGTGGGTGTGGCTGTTCGAGATCGCGCTCGGGGCGGCCCTCGTGACGGGAGCGGTGATCGCCTTTGTTCTCTGACGCCACCACCACGCAGCGACGCGGAATCACGCAGCGACGTACGACCACGACCGCGCGCCCCACGGCGCGCACGAGGGGGGACGCATGAGCGTACTCGGCATCGCCAAAGGGATGGGCGTCACCCTGTCCCACCTGTTCAAGAAGCCCGTCACGGTGCAGTACCCGGAGGAGAAGGTCGACGTCCAGGCCCGCTTCCGGGGCCGCCACCACCTGCTTCGCCACCCCGACACGGGCCTCGAGAAGTGCATCGGCTGCAGCCTCTGCGCCGCCGCCTGCCCCGCCTACGCGATCTACGTCGAGGCGGCGGAGAACGACCCCCATGACCCCACCAGCGCCGGGGAGCGCTACGCCTCGATCTACGAGATCAACATGCTGCGCTGCATCTTCTGCGGCTTCTGCGAGGAGGCCTGCCCGACCGGCGCGATCGTGCTGGGGCACGAGTTCGAACTCGCCGACTTCCGCTACGAGAACTTCGTCTACGGCAAGGACGACATGCTGGTCGGCGTCAAGGGCTCGAAGTGGCAACGCCGCGAAGCGGAGCGCGAGGGCCGCGACGTCGAGCTGGGGCTCGCCCCCACGAGCCGTCCCGAGCTCGAGGGCGTGGACTACTGATGCTCGCCTTCGCCGCGCTCGCCACCGTCATGCTCGTCGGGGCGATCGGCGTCGTGACGTTGCGCCAGCCGGTGCACGCCGCGCTGTCGCTCGTCGGTACCCTCCTCGCGCTCGCCGTCGCGTACGTGCAACTGAACGCCGGCTTCCTCGCCGCCATCCAGGTCATCGTGTACGCCGGCGCGATCATGGTGCTGTTCCTCTTCGTCATCATGCTCCTCGCCCTCGACGGCGACGCGCCCCCCGCGAACCTCGCCTGGTTGCGGCCCGCCGCGTGGGGTGCCGGCGGCCTCGCGGTCGTCGCCCTCCTCGCGGTGCTGCTCCGCGACCCGCTCGGGCCCGCCGCCCCCGCCGCCATCGCCGAGGTGTTCGCCGGAAGCGGCGTGGGGGGCGTCGCCGACCAACTCTTCGGGCGGTTCGTGCTGTCGTTCCACCTCGTCGGCGTGCTCCTGTTGACCGGCGTCGTCGCCGCCGTCGGGCTCGTGCAGCGCAAGGCCGGGCAGGCCGCCGAAGCCCGCGCCCGCGCGGGGCAGGCCGGCGCCGTCCCGCCCGACGCGCCGCCCCTCCCGGGCCGCGAACCGGTGGAGGCGTAACGTGTTCGAGCCCGTCCCCCCCAGCTACTGGGTCGCGCTGTCCGCGCTGCTGTTCGCCGCCGGCGCCGTCGGGGTCCTCACCCGCCGCAGCGCCATCCTGGTGTTCCTCAGCGTCGAGTTGATGCTGAACGCCGCCAACCTCTCGCTCGTCGCGTTCGCCAACCAGTGGGCCGACGCCGGCGCCGCCGTCGCGATGTCCGGCCAAACGGTCGTGTTCGTCGTCCTCGCCATCGCCGCCGCCGAGGTCGCGGTCGGCCTCGGCATCCTCGTCGCGATCTTCCGCGACCGCGCCAGCACCGACGTCGACGTCCTTTCGGAGGTGCGCGCGTGAGCGACCCCGCCACCTGGCTCGTCTTCGCGCCCGCCCTGGCGTTGGTCGGCGCCGTGATCAACGGCGTGTTCGGGCGCTACCTCCGTCCGCCCCTGCACGGCCTCCTCGCCAGCGCCGTCGCGCTGGGGGCGTTCGCGCTGTCGCTGATCGCGTTCACCGCGCTCCTCGGCCGCGAGGTCCGCAGCGTCGCGGTGCCGCTCGGCGACTACCTCCGCGCCGGCGAGCTGAGCGTCCCGCTCGGCGCGATGATCGACCCGTTGTCCGCCACGATGATGCTGATCATCACCGGCGTCGGGAGCCTCATTCACGTCTACAGCCTCGGGTACGTGCACGGCGACCCCGGCCAAAGCCGCTACTTCGCGCTGTTGAACCTGTTCCTCGCCGCCATGTCGGTGTTGGTGCTGGCCGACTCGTACGCCCTGATGTTCGTCGGGTGGGAGGGGGTCGGCGTCGCCTCGTTCCTGCTGATCGGCTTCTGGTACGGCACGACCGCCAACGCCGACGCCGGCCGCAAGGCGTTCATCGTCAACCGCGTCGGCGACGTCGGGCTGCTGCTCGCGATGTTCCTGATGATCGGCGCGTTCGGCACCCTCACCATCCAGGAGGTCAACGCCGCCGCCGTCGAGCGGGCGTTCGGCTCCGAGCTGCTGGGCCTGATCGGGATCCTGCTGTTGGTCGGCGCGGCGGGGAAGTCGGCGCAGCTCCCCCTGCACGTGTGGCTGCCCGACGCGATGGCCGGCCCGACGCCGGTCTCGGCCCTCATCCACGCCGCGACGATGGTCACCGCCGGCGTCTACCTCGTCGCGCGCAGCGCGCCGCTGTTCGCGATGACGCCGTTCGCGTCCGCCGTCGTCGCCTGGGTCGGGGCCGCCACCGCCCTCCTCGCCGCCCTCGTCGCCCTCGCGCAGACCGACGTCAAGAAGATCCTCGCCTGGTCCACCATCAGCCAGCTCGGCTACATGTTCGTCGCCGTCGGCGCGGGCGCCTACTGGGTCGGCATCTTCCACGTCGTCACGCACGCCTTCTTCAAGGCCCTGTTGTTCCTCGGCGCGGGATCGGTCATCCACGCCCTGCACGGGGAACAGGACCTCCGCAAGATGGGCGGCCTCCGCCGCCTCCTGCCGGTGACGCACGCCACCAGCC
This region includes:
- a CDS encoding NADH-quinone oxidoreductase subunit J, which codes for MLAFAALATVMLVGAIGVVTLRQPVHAALSLVGTLLALAVAYVQLNAGFLAAIQVIVYAGAIMVLFLFVIMLLALDGDAPPANLAWLRPAAWGAGGLAVVALLAVLLRDPLGPAAPAAIAEVFAGSGVGGVADQLFGRFVLSFHLVGVLLLTGVVAAVGLVQRKAGQAAEARARAGQAGAVPPDAPPLPGREPVEA
- a CDS encoding NADH-quinone oxidoreductase subunit C; its protein translation is MSRASILDDVVLRLGELGGERADRGGDVHVALPAERIREAVRRARAGGFEQLSDVLAVDWSEYPRHAGPRFTVIYHLFAPTTIERLFLRVAVEDGEAVPSITPQWRGADVFEREVYDLFGIPFDGHPDLRKLVTPEDLDGHPLRKDFDLGESPTLFNDGRYLDPASFRAGMLGRDAGRTGWVGGARKGVVSERGRDAAPADAPTDADGGTP
- the nuoG gene encoding NADH-quinone oxidoreductase subunit NuoG, translated to MKIHVNDVELDVAPGTSVIDAVFAAGYDVPYFCSQEYMSPIGACRMCLAQVGAPRKDRATGEWILDEATGEAKVFWFPNPMATCTTQVMEGMVVDTLSKEVKRAQNGMVEFTLVNHPLDCPTCDKGGACELQDRAYEYGTGESRFVFDKRHQEKHHALSEAITLDRERCIHCKRCVRYFEEVPGDEVLDFIERGGHTYIGTLEDGLPSPFSGNITDICPVGALLDATSRFRGRNWEYHHTDTTSLDDPSGAALRIDARTGRIERIKAGLNDDVNKTWIDDGTRFGHEYADHPDRITLPMVRRDGRLEPVGWSEAMRVMQEKLAGVDPKAIGVALRADATLEEGVAAQALAEHLGTGRLDHAPRPAASVLPGGAPATLRDVATSDGLLVLGDPTHEAAIVDLRIKDALKGVPPADLLPHGVPIADLRLTERMPRRTEILTVVAPYRTDLMKHAGRAVTIPAGGEAAWLDALTALAHARAEARTAGDAGKAADAAADAWDDAVGMSAADAAALLDALAAADAPVLIWGGFVSADPAADAAARALAQAVGAKTLILGPMANAAGLERIGVGPSHDRYAYAPASPDVRAWILSELDPALDPAVANRFAELDALIVHASFPNATTALADVVLPAVTGYEKEGTTLNAEGRLLPVRAAPVEAGAATDLTGVVKAYGEAVGVRLEGRSVRSARRVLEKRLDVDLADLPSSGRLLPGAPAPTRRARPLVRTPEASGSALVVPSLVRIEHLERNPTLLREHGGPALRLHPADAHAHGLTRGEVVTVPVGGIPRRLVVAPDDGVPEGTWLVPTLPDQPVGLHALDLGALQRERGETAEVA
- a CDS encoding complex I subunit 1 family protein, which produces MDPLGVIFGKALVMSVLLLGGFAYLTWLQRRLLARFQHRIGPNRTGWEGLLQPIADAIKMIFKQDVTPTHADKVVFILAPGISVVFALVAFGAIPAGPANSLFGLDPWIVDLDIGLLYVLATTSIGVYGIFLGGWAANSKYSLLGSLRSSAQIISYELGLGLSVLSVIMIAGTLNLREIVEINVWSVSPLLWPGLIVALFAFWISATAEVSNVPFDLPEAEQELVAGYITEYSSLKFALFFMAEYVGMITASAFISTLFLGGWKGPGFVDALIPGMSEWPFVWLFAKIFVLLTIFIWLQASLMRFRYDQLMRFGWVWLFEIALGAALVTGAVIAFVL
- the nuoD gene encoding NADH dehydrogenase (quinone) subunit D produces the protein MSPQAPTRAEVLREERHGDFDTKLMRINVGPVHPATHGVLRLVVDLDGETVMGATPRIGYLHTGFEKTMEHRTWQQVVTYTNRMDYAHALGHDLAYVLAAEKLLDARVPERAQRIRVLLTELNRIASHLLGLGTGLLDMGALTPFFYTMRERERILDLLEMVSGVRMNYGYFRVGGLSRDLPDGFEAKVQAFIDDFPAALEQYFAMFLENEIWLNRTRGVGVVSRETALEVGLTGPSARASGLDVDLRRDAPYSGYEDYAFEVPVAEEGDAYQRFVVRGEEMQQSLRIVQQALTRLEPGPIRDPDRRISLPERHELETSMEAVIFHFKLVTEGFHPPMGEVYVGTESARGELGYYLVSDGGSMPYRVKVRTPSLPNIQAIEPASIGGTFADMVVNIATMDPVMGDVDK
- the nuoI gene encoding NADH-quinone oxidoreductase subunit NuoI; the protein is MSVLGIAKGMGVTLSHLFKKPVTVQYPEEKVDVQARFRGRHHLLRHPDTGLEKCIGCSLCAAACPAYAIYVEAAENDPHDPTSAGERYASIYEINMLRCIFCGFCEEACPTGAIVLGHEFELADFRYENFVYGKDDMLVGVKGSKWQRREAEREGRDVELGLAPTSRPELEGVDY
- the nuoF gene encoding NADH-quinone oxidoreductase subunit NuoF, with the protein product MSGSVTPTQDRVTSRRDPRFEVTLYAYVGVEGAHALDAYLERGGYDAARTALAMEPGEVVDRVKASGLRGRGGAGFPAGVKWSFMPPPDGRDRYVVCNADESEPGSCKDRYLMEDDPHQLIEGMMIAGWAIQASTGVIYVRGEYHHAYERLRGAMEEARERGILGRGVLGTDFDFDLILHRGAGAYICGEETALMNSFEGLRANPRLKPPFPAQAGVYGRPTTINNVTTLASVVHVVAKGADWFASMGTDDSKGIHHAQVSGAVARPGVFEVPLGITYREIIHDLAGGPVGPAKAFIPGGTSCPLLPFDDAHLDLPMEYAAMADAGTMMGTGGVIVIPQDQCIVDAMYNVVRFYAHESCGKCTPCREGVATWLPKMYQKLLAGLGTPEDVDLIEDMVKNLRGTAFCPLADAAAWPVQKSLELFREEYEHLAHHGTPLYPKKDRWSA
- the nuoK gene encoding NADH-quinone oxidoreductase subunit NuoK, with the translated sequence MFEPVPPSYWVALSALLFAAGAVGVLTRRSAILVFLSVELMLNAANLSLVAFANQWADAGAAVAMSGQTVVFVVLAIAAAEVAVGLGILVAIFRDRASTDVDVLSEVRA
- a CDS encoding NAD(P)H-dependent oxidoreductase subunit E — protein: MIELSTVRPFFEDKPDVLQEILGRYPDYGRRSALMPLLWEVQRAERYVSEARIAEIADILDLTATEVRGVMSFYSTYHGDPVGRYHLQVCATLSCKLAGADELADHLEDTLGLVPGETDAEGRFSLQKVECLGSCTTAPVLQINDAYYERVGRADVDALINAMKHDALPEPARVRAGDNEGYGAGGPPAAPTGPTAPTDPTGPTDPTRPADAGEEDA
- the nuoL gene encoding NADH-quinone oxidoreductase subunit L, whose translation is MSDPATWLVFAPALALVGAVINGVFGRYLRPPLHGLLASAVALGAFALSLIAFTALLGREVRSVAVPLGDYLRAGELSVPLGAMIDPLSATMMLIITGVGSLIHVYSLGYVHGDPGQSRYFALLNLFLAAMSVLVLADSYALMFVGWEGVGVASFLLIGFWYGTTANADAGRKAFIVNRVGDVGLLLAMFLMIGAFGTLTIQEVNAAAVERAFGSELLGLIGILLLVGAAGKSAQLPLHVWLPDAMAGPTPVSALIHAATMVTAGVYLVARSAPLFAMTPFASAVVAWVGAATALLAALVALAQTDVKKILAWSTISQLGYMFVAVGAGAYWVGIFHVVTHAFFKALLFLGAGSVIHALHGEQDLRKMGGLRRLLPVTHATSLVAMLAIAGVPPLAGFFSKDAILVYTLTSEHLAGYGTGALYGVLLLTAVLTAFYMFRWYHGIFGGASRMDAKVEAGVHESPAVMTVPLTLLAGFSAVAGFVGLPAFAFPNLVKGWLQDATLRGLVEVPFAHPSAAVEWAWIGISVAAALGGLAFGWWTYARRGGAPVRRLAEGPLAPFARSGMGVDGAYGAVVVGASEGTADGVATLDRDVVDRGLLGLGSALTAFGRLAAGLQTGFVRTYAFAMFAGAVVLALVLAWTGVRG